In Plodia interpunctella isolate USDA-ARS_2022_Savannah chromosome 19, ilPloInte3.2, whole genome shotgun sequence, a genomic segment contains:
- the LOC128678245 gene encoding uncharacterized protein LOC128678245 isoform X2, with translation MLGTAVGEASTVLDTMIATRTLVVLLVVGVALASPHVRRRRQLPDDNTLQPIEDAEGDEQTREKRKLEGVTQAKLGIKNAVLGFVFGKINQLIDAKTRFVDTLDKKNIEINKQYGIEPPQNGLSSIGGVVTQFLQPKLQFIGPKVQAVSSLFGGSSGSGSSGGQGGGGLGSLLSLVTSLSGSFSGGGNANAGATVETIDSSEEDDSS, from the exons ATGTTAGGCACCGCTGTAGGAGAAGCCAGTACTGTTCTTGACACGATGATAGCTACACGCACGCTTGTTGTTCTCCTGGTTGTCGGTGTTGCGTTAGCGTCGCCGCACGTGCGCAGGCGGCGGCAACTGCCTGACGATAATACTCTTCAGCCGATTGAG GATGCTGAGGGGGACGAGCAGACCAGGGAGAAGAGGAAACTGGAGGGGGTCACTCAGGCCAAGTTGGGAATCAAGAACGCTGTCCTAGGCTTTGTCTTTGGT AAAATCAACCAACTCATCGACGCAAAGACGAGATTCGTGGACACCCTGGACAAGAAGAATATTGAAATCAACAAGCAGTACGGAATCGAGCCCCCGCAAAACGGTCTATCGTCCATTGGTGGCGTGGTCACCCAGTTCCTCCAGCCGAAGCTACAGTTCATTGGCCCCAAAGTCCAGGCCGTGTCATCCTTATTTGGGGGGTCTTCAGGAAGCGGGAGCTCTGGCGGACAAGGTGGGGGTGGTTTGGGTTCACTCCTCTCGCTTGTGACGTCACTGTCAGGGTCGTTCTCAGGCGGCGGCAACGCCAACGCGGGCGCAACAGTCGAAACCATTGACTCTTCAGAGGAAGACGACTCGTCGTGA